The genomic segment ACGCAAAAGTGCTGTTACAGGGTGAGCTCTGGATAACCATCACATTACAGGTAAGTCACGTCCgtaacgtacatgcataaCGAGTGGCCCACCTTAAGAAAAATGGGACATCCTTTGTGGGATCATGGATTGCGTTGGCAGCGTTCGTAATTTCGTAATCGGACCGCCCGGCGGGAAACAGGCCGCTTTGCGGCCGTTTCGAGCACTGAACGGGACCCCGGCGATGGAGAAAAGTCGCCAGGTGACAAGGGACCCCTGGAGCTGCTAAGACGCCGTTGATGTCGCGAAAGGCGACTGACCGTCCGATGACGAGATCCGGTGGAAAGGCTTTGTAAAAAGAGACGGCCAAcacgaggaggaggccccGGTACTAGTGCAGGCACCGGAATCCAGGCCGTCACTATTCGTACTGGTTTTGGGACTGGCTAGAGCACCCGGCGAGTATTCGCAAGCAGTACTGCGAAACGGGCTCCATAATTAACCGAAATATCTTGTTGATTCGAGATGTTGGCAGCGCATGGACGCGCCTTCCGCCCTCCGCAGGAACCAGCACAAGTAGATGGACGGAGGCCGCGGTTGCCATCTGTGCTTTCATTGGGACAGATAAAATGCGCCCGCCACCGAACCGAGTCCGGTTGGAATTGGAGAATACATTCTGCTCCATGTCCCTTCTAAGTTCTCGGCCATCGCGCCGCACCACACTCGGGCAGTCTGCCCTGTTTGTAGTGCGGCGCGACTGCAGGTCGAGGGGGTGACGTGTTGCTGATGAAAAGAGGACCAACAAGCGCAACTTCGCGGTTTCCCGTGGTCAACTTGCTTGAATCAAGTACCTGCACCCTTGCAGACAATTCCTAACAGTACAATTCATGATCTTTCAAGACGTGGCCAACGAGCGCACAGCTTGCCCCATCCTCGCAACTGACACCCGAGGGAATGGTTTGTGATATTACCGCACATAATGCTTCTACCTTCAGGTAGTTCTTGCAGCATCGGCGTGCTCAGTCTGAGCCCGAATGTTGACCTTTATCTTCCTTTAGGGGCCTCGTGCCGAACGATCACTCGACCGTCCACTTTCACCAGCATTTCCAAACTCACGTAAGCGCAAGCATGGCAGAACAACATTGCGGAACTCAGCAGAATGCTCTACCCCTCGACTGGTCTTCGTGGTCAGTCGGGCCATCTACAACCTCAAGACTTGATCATCCTTTCTTTAATGGCTGCGACGATTCCCAGCCAACTCCTCCCTACTACTACCTGCCCCCGCCTGGTTTCAGCTCAACATTTCAACATTACTCGGATGAACCGGAGACGCCTCGTCATGAAGAGTCCAGTAATCCAGACAAGTCGACAGAAGTACTCTCGTCTCCTGGGTATAGCCATCTGGAAGATGAGAAGCGATTCATTTTGAATGCTCGTTTGAGCAACGAACCGTGGAAGGTCACTAAAGGGGCTTACAAGAACCGCTTCAAGTCCTTCCCCTCTAAGGCCCCGAACGTTTTAAGCATGAGAGTAGACCCCCTCAAAAAGAAGTACCCCGAAGTGAAAGACATCCCGGAACAGAGCAACATAATAATTGAAAAGGCGGAACGCTCCGTcaagagaaagaaaggtCAGACGGCTCGGACGTCGGGGGTAGACGACGACACAACGG from the Colletotrichum higginsianum IMI 349063 chromosome 11, whole genome shotgun sequence genome contains:
- a CDS encoding reverse transcriptase and RNase H, encoding MAEQHCGTQQNALPLDWSSWSVGPSTTSRLDHPFFNGCDDSQPTPPYYYLPPPGFSSTFQHYSDEPETPRHEESSNPDKSTEVLSSPGYSHLEDEKRFILNARLSNEPWKVTKGAYKNRFKSFPSKAPNVLSMRVDPLKKKYPEVKDIPEQSNIIIEKAERSVKRKKGPRPPPD